A window from Dysidea avara chromosome 2, odDysAvar1.4, whole genome shotgun sequence encodes these proteins:
- the LOC136247316 gene encoding uncharacterized protein, with the protein MSPQNEIKYLVFHSHLLSLFTQCRSCHLSCIGRISDKPQGTYIAVTQECSHCGYQWTWRSQPFIRDTPAGNLLLSASILFSGATPAKVLHLLDHLKMACIKDRTFFDHQKFYLLPSIKAIWKESQTVLLQQCIARGSPLSIGGDGRCDSPGHSAKFGSYGIVDMDSKKIIHLELVQCNQVTSSNNMEKEGLLKALNFLASKSLEVGTLVTDRHKQVSKFVRQQHPHIDHRYDIWHVSKGIKKKLGKLSKQADCDLVREWTKSITNHLYWCAANGIDGDDILKRWKSLMDHICDEHDECYHTTLSPEDRRKKWFTPGSKAYEKLYDILCSKTLLPDIKKLSSQHQTSSLEAYHSVVNHFAPKLLSFSYHGLHSRLLLAILHFNENFGRPQARTREGKERLAIAYTKAKAGECTPKPIPVPKTYIYVEKLMHKTVEYCTAGEKHEHSESPPPLASAYEHPDKDTIPSFSRYKR; encoded by the exons ATGTCTCCACAGAATGAAATCAAATACTTAGTATTTCATTCTCACCTGTTAAGCCTATTCACCCAATGTAGATCATGCCATTTATCATGCATTGGTAGGATTTCAGACAAGCCCCAGGGAACTTATATTGCTGTTACTCAGGAGTGTTCCCACTGTGGCTACCAGTGGACTTGGAGAAGCCAGCCATTTATCCGTGACACACCTGCTGGAAATTTGTTGTTGTCAGCATCCATCTTATTTAGTGGTGCCACTCCTGCCAAAGTGCTTCATCTTCTTGATCACCTAAAAATGGCATGCATTAAAGACAGAACTTTTTTTGACCATCAAAAATTTTACCTTCTGCCTTCAATAAAAGCAATATGGAAGGAGAGTCAAACTGTACTGCTACAGCAGTGTATAGCACGAGGTAGCCCTCTTTCCATAGGTGGAGATGGAAGATGTGATAGTCCTGGTCACAGTGCGAAGTTTGGTTCATATGGAATAGTTGATATGGACTCCAAAAAAATTATCCATCTTGAACTTGTCCAG TGTAATCAGGTCACATCAAGCAACAACATGGAAAAGGAGGGACTGTTAAAGGCTCTCAATTTTCTAGCCAGTAAGTCTTTAGAAGTTGGGACTCTGGTAACGGATAGGCACAAGCAAGTCAGTAAGTTTGTTAGGCAGCAACATCCACATATTGACCATCGCTATGATATTTGGCATGTTTCCAaag GTATTAAAAAAAAGCTTGGCAAGTTATCAAAACAAGCAGACTGTGACCTCGTCAGGGAGTGGACAAAAAGCATTACCAATCATCTTTATTGGTGTGCAGCGAATGGAATTGATGGTGATGACATCTTGAAGCGGTGGAAGTCATTGATGGATCACATCTGTGATGAACATGATGAATGCTACCACACAACACTGTCACCTGAAGATAGACGAAAAAAGTGGTTTACACCAG GCAGCAAAGCATATGAAAAATTATATGACATACTCTGCAGTAAGACGTTGTTGCCAGACATCAAGAAACTATCATCACAGCATCAAACAAGCAGCTTGGAGGCTTATCACAGCGTGGTGAACCATTTTGCTCCCAAGTTGCTGTCTTTCTCCTATCATGGATTGCACTCTAG gTTGTTACTAGCTATATTACACTTCAATGAGAACTTTGGAAGACCACAAGCAAGGACAAGGGAAGGCAAGGAGCGTTTAGCAATAGCATATACAAAGGCTAAAGCCGGTGAATGCACTCCTAAACCTATCCCAGTTCCCAAGACATACA TCTATGTAGAGAAGCTGATGCACAAAACAGTGGAGTACTGTACAGCTGGTGAAAAACATGAGCACTCTGAATCACCCCCACCATTGGCTAGTGCATATGAGCATCCCGACAAGGACACTATTCCATCGTTCTCTCGATACAAAAGATAA
- the LOC136246323 gene encoding THAP domain-containing protein 10-like — translation MPTCCIVAGCNAASGFESGKGCSFHAFPKDEGLRRKWTSAVKKQRSDWEGPTSTSVLCSKHFEASCFDTEGSRYRDQMGLPAAKRLKPDAIPTIFPRSIDRFEPPGSTSKAPRPAFEKRQQKSIIADILSTSAPTDEDVPSTISAMDEDSLSISAVTDEVLSSEPSLLLPEEMDIPVPLTTGGGAHVQAYPEMKSVETQASLKIKTKNKGTLAHPKQKSVEIQCNLIDAPPLQFISHELSPVQHTGIEPDLQSTTMCPDDYFTDVDLDTSFCLSLEDYTTE, via the exons ATGCCCACCTGTTGTATAGTAGCTGGTTGTAATGCTGCTAGCGGATTCGAGAGTGGGAAAGGCTGCAGTTTTCATGCGTTTCCAAAAGATGAAGGGTTACGAAGAAAGTGGACCAGTGCAGTGAAGAAGCAAAGGAGTGACTGGGAAGGCCCAACTTCGACTTCAGTATTATGCTCTAAGCACTTTGAAGCCAGCTGCTTTGATACTGAAGGTAGTCGTTACAGAGATCAAATGGGATTGCCAGCAGCCAAGCGCCTGAAGCCAGATGCTATTCCCACTATATTTCCAAGGTCAATTGATAGGTTTGAGCCACCTGGAAGTACAAGCAAGGCACCAAGACCAGCTTTTGAAAAGCGTCAACAGAAGTCT atAATAGCAGATATCCTCTCTACAAGTGCTCCAACGGATGAAGATGTGCCCTCTACAATTTCTGCTATGGATGAAGATTCCCTCTCCATTAGTGCCGTCACAGATGAAGTTCTTTCGTCAGAACCATCACTCCTTTTACCTGAAGAAATGGATATACCTGTCCCCTTAACTACAGGCGGGGGAGCACATGTTCAAGCATATCCCGAGATGAAGTCTGTTGAAACACAAGCGTCTCTAAAAataaaaacaaagaacaaag GAACATTAGCCCACCCAAAACAGAAATCAGTAGAAATACAATGTAATCTGATTGATGCTCCGCCTTTACAATTTATTTCACATGAGCTATCACCAGTACAACACACAGGAATCGAACCAGATCTCCAGTCCACTACAATGTGTCCAGATGATTATTTTACTGATGTTGACCTGGACACTTCATTCTGCCTTAGCCTAGAGGATTATACCACAGAGTAA